A window from Thalassophryne amazonica chromosome 15, fThaAma1.1, whole genome shotgun sequence encodes these proteins:
- the LOC117526675 gene encoding homeobox protein HMX2-like produces the protein MNKADGPCRPAASLTFTIDSILNLKTSGRRCDKLSPRGERTVTLPQAVRKDAIQSQHAAQKGRDPESDSRLHETDLITDCSGSESAGDPTKATEVRFESGDSSCDDSSSTTATRVATHKGSSSPSKKNKVITKKKTRTIFSKRQIFQLESTFDMKRYLSSAERACLASSLQLTETQVKIWFQNRRNKLKRQISTEMDGPVTEFPEAGKAVVVGQLPALYKENNLLGRCLLPMPLPVVYPGSTAPYLCFSNASKYFSVYDADV, from the exons ATGAACAAAGCGGACGGACCATGTCGACCCGCCGCCTCTCTGACGTTCACCATTGACAGCATCCTCAACCTGAAGACGAGCGGGCGGCGCTGTGACAAGCTGTCACCACGCGGGGAGCGCACGGTGACGCTGCCGCAAGCCGTGCGTAAAGACGCCATCCAGAGTCAGCACGCGGCCCAGAAGGGACGGGACCCGGAGTCGGACAGCAGGCTTCATGAAACCG ACTTGATCACCGACTGCAGCGGATCTGAATCCGCCGGAGACCCGACGAAGGCGACGGAGGTGCGCTTCGAGAGCGGGGACAGCAGCTGCGACGACAGCAGCtccaccaccgcgacgcgcgtgGCCACGCACAAAGGGAGCAGCAGCCCCtccaagaaaaacaaagtgattaCCAAAAAGAAAACGCGCACGATTTTCTCCAAGAGACAGATCTTCCAGCTGGAGTCTACCTTCGACATGAAGCGCTACCTGAGCAGCGCAGAGCGCGCGTGCCTGGCCAGCTCCCTGCAGCTGACCGAGACTCAGGTCAAAATCTGGTTTCAGAACCGCAGGAATAAATTGAAACGGCAGATCTCCACCGAAATGGACGGACCCGTTACAGAGTTCCCCGAAGCCGGGAAAGCCGTGGTGGTGGGCCAACTTCCGGCCCTGTACAAAGAGAACAACCTGCTGGGGCGATGCCTGCTGCCCATGCCTCTGCCCGTCGTTTACCCAGGAAGCACCGCGCCTTACCTCTGCTTCTCCAACGCCAGCAAGTACTTCAGCGTGTACGACGCGGACGTATGA